The window TTTGCCTCGTCCACCAGAATGTCGATCCTGCCGGTTTCTGTAAATTTAATGGCATTATTGACCAGATTGATGAGTATCTGGGAAAGCCTGCCCGGGTCTCCAATCAGGTTGTCGGTGATCCCTTCATTAATGGAAGTCGAAAAGGCAAGCCCTTTCAACTCGGCCTGTTTTGCCAATGGTGCCAGCGCTGATTGAATGATTTCGCGGAGAGAAAAATTGATCGATTCCAGATCAAGACGATGAGCCTCGATCCTTGAGAAGTCGAGAATGTCATTGATAATCCTGAACAGCCGGTCGGCAGATTCTTTGACCATTCGTATATAGTTGAGCTGTTTCCGGTCACTGATTTCCATCCTCAACAGGAGGTCGGTAAGTCCGATGATGCCGTTCATCGGGGTCCGGACTTCATGGCTCATGGTGGCAAGGAATTCACTCATTGCCTGCCGGGCCATCTCTGATTCTTCCTTGGCCTGCCGGTGTTCGGCGCTGATCAGATTCACCGTCTCAATCTTGTTGCCGATGGTTTCACCAAGCAGGTTGAGAGTCCGGGCCATTTCGGCAAACTCGTCATTGCCCTCTTCCTGAAGCCTATGGTCAAACTCTCCATCCACCAGCTTTCTCGCGCCTGAGGACAATTCCCTGAAGGAGGCAAGGACGTCCCGGAGAAAATACCAGGAGAAAATAAGGATCAGGAAAGAGGCCAGCAGGGAAATAATGACGGTGCTTTTTTTCCCCCGGGCCGCCATCTGCTCAAACTGCATGTGGAGTTCATTGATTTCCTGTTCTTCCTCAGCTATGGCTTTATTTATGAGGGTGATAAATTGCTTCTCAAAGAGCCTTTCGGAAAGATCGCCAAAGTTTTTTTCCCCTTCAGAAAAATTTCCTGCCTTATTCTGCTCCTGGATAAGCGTCAGCTGCCTTTCCATGACAATGAGGAGACTCTGGATCTTGGAGATCCGATCACTTTCTTCAGCCTGTGGTATGGCTTCCTCTTCGCCGAGGAGCCAGCTTTCCTGATAGGTTGCCCGACGTAGCTGTTCAAGGGGGATTTCAATGGCGAAGCGGTGGTCGAAAATTTCTCCATCCCCAAAAGAAACATGGTCCCCCATTTCTTTCATGTATTTGTGGACCGAGGTTTTTATTGCAAACAGGGCGGTAAGCTGCTTGTGGGAAGAGTGTTCCCGTTTCTGATACAGTTCAATAGTGTCAATGGTCCAACGGTGTGAAACGGAGAGGGAGATGATCATGACAAAGATGACCAGCAGATAGATGAGGATGCGGGTTCGGATTTTCATGGGCGATATTCAGGTGTCATGTCGTCTCCGGGTCGACGGAGCCGGTTTCCTTGTCAGTGTCGGCAGAGGCAGAATTTCAGTTGCCCGGGGCCGCATTTTTGGAGGGAGAAGCAGGATCCTCTCCAGGAATCTCCCGCCGGTGCCCAGTATAGCATTAAATCTCAGGAATGTGATGTGAAAAGGTTTCTTGACTCAACCGAGATCATTCACCGGTGTCCGATTTTTGCCAGGAACCGTTTTTCAGCAGGTAGTGGGGGCGAAAGGCTGCCTTGTAGCACATGGCATGAACCTCTTCAATCATATAGCCGAGATAGAGTTCCCTGATCCGGTTCCGGCGGCAGATATCGATCAGGTTCAAAATGTTGAAGGTTCCTGGGCTGCGCCTGGCCTCGGCCGGATCGAAGAAAAAATAAACCGCATTCAGCCACGTCTTCCCGCAATCAACAATTGATACACCGATCAGCCTGCCCTTGACCGAGTAGCGAATCTCAAAAGAGAACTGTGAGGAATTGAGGAAAAAGCCTGCATAATAATCTCTGGCCAGGTTGTTGCGGCCCGGGAAACGGGTGTCGAAAAAATGCTGAAGGAGCCTGACATTGTCATCGGTCGCCGCCAGAGGAGTTGTGTTGATTTCAAGATCGGTGTTGGCCCGGAGGGCCCTCTTCTGGCTCCGGTTCGCCCGGAATTCTTCGGGGTCGATTCGGATCGGCTGGCATTTCCGGCAGCCGGGACAGCGCATGGTGTAAACCGTGTCGCCATATCTCCGGTACCCTGCCGCGAGCAGGGTGTGCATGATTTTTTCCGGAATCATGCTGAACCTGGCCATTCTGTAAATTGCAATCTCCGGAAGGTCGTAGGGGCAGGAGGTCGGGAAATCACTGAAGTAGCGATCCAGATTTTCCAGCAATCGCAGTTGTTCGGAAGGTAGAGTAAGGTCCATAATCCCCGGCAAGAAGAGGCCTGCCGGCAATTTCCCCGTCTGCTGGGAAAACCCCGACACCCGTTGAGCTGTCATATAAAAGATACAGCTTTCCGTAGCGCGCGGCAAGGGACATGAAGTTTTGGCAAGGTCGGCAACTTGAGATAGCCTGACTGGGAGTAGGGTTTTTTTTGGGGCGGGATAAAAAAAACTTCTCATCGCTGATCGACCTGCGATAGGATTATCGGTACACCGAACATGCATCAGGGGAATAAACAGTGAGGCAGGGATTGATGAACATATTGAAAAAGAGCAGCCTGCAGACCAGGATATTCGTTGTTCTGATCATTATCGTGGTTGCCCAGATCGGCGGACTGATCATCGGCCAGCAGACCATCAGGGAGGTCCAGATCGGCGGGCCGAATTATCAGGGAATAGAACTGAAAACCGATTATATCGGGAATATGGCCAGGATGCGGGCAAACATCAACCTGATCAACAGCACACTGTTTTCCGCGCTCTGGGAGAATGACGAGGGAAAAGTCGAGACTCTGTCGCAGATGTCCGAGAGGATGGAGGTCCTTTTTGTCGAACTGGATCAGATGCATCTTGCTTCGGAGGGAAGTGTCGGCTGCGGATACTGCCATGACCAGGCACATGTGGGAGAGATCAAGGAATCGCTTGCCGGGACCCGTAAGATCTGGGAGGAAATGCGGGGTCTTTTGAGCGAGCGGATTGTCCCGGCCCTGGCGGAGGAAGATGTCGAGGCCGCAGGGGAAATTGTCGAAGAAAAGTATCTCGGACTGTATTCCCGGTTGATGGCAACCAGCAAGGAAGAGATCGAGCTTGTTCGTGAAGCATTGCCGCAGTTCAAGGAATCGGCCATGACCAAGACCGACCGGATGATCCTCTTTTACAATGTCGGTGGCATCGGGGCCGTTCTCTTTCTGGTGTGCGTCACCTTTTATTTGACCAGAAAGATCATTCGGACGGTCAATCATATCGTCGAGAATCTCAATCAGTCGGCCGATCGGATCAATCTGGAATCTACAAGTTCCTCCGATTCTTCCCAGGACCTGGCCGACATGTCGACCAGCATTGCCGCCTCTCTGGAGGAGACCAGCGCCTCCCTTGAGCAGATCAACTCCATGATCCAGCAGAACGACGAAGGGGCCCAGGCGGCCAGTGGAGAGGTCAGGAATAATTCGCAGGTTTCGATCCAGGCCAATGCCGATATGGACATGATGCAGACCAGTATGGGCAAGATCAAGGGCGACAGCGATGAGATTGCAAGCATCACCCACGATATTCAAAGTATTGCCTTTCAGACCAATCTTCTGGCCTTGAACGCTGCCGTTGAGGCGGCCCGGGCCGGAGAAGCGGGCGCCGGTTTTGCGGTGGTGGCCGATGAGGTGAGGAGTCTTGCCAGGCGAACGGCGGAAGCAGCCCGCAACATCAGCGGACTTGTTGAGCGTGCCATCGCCAATGTGGGCGAAGGGAGTGATCGTCTTGCGACGGTAGCCGAGAGATTGCGGGAGGTGGGCGTCAGTTCCGAGAAGGTGAAGGTGCTGGTGGACGAAATCTCCCGGTCGTCCCATGAGCAGGCTCTCGGGATCAAGCAGATAGCCAAGGCGGCCCAGGAAATGGACAACAGCACCCAGCAGCTGGCCGCCACCTCCGACCAGAATGCGAACTCTTCCCGCTCCCTGATGGAACAGGTGGTGATTCTGCGCGAGAATATCGGGGAGTTGACCAGTTTTATTGAAGGGGATGGAGAGTGACCTCTTTGTCCCTGTCTCAGGCTTTGACCATCACCAGTTGCTGCCAGCAGGTGGTGTAGGCCGGTGATCTGCGATCCTGTCGGTTGCGCCAATCCTTTCTGAACCCGGCCACGCCGTATTGCAGGGTGTAATGGCCCATGTGGCGGTTCACCCGGTCAATGGCCGCCATCAGTTCCGGCTGCTGGTCAGCGGCCGGGGTAAAGAGGCCGGGCTGGCGACAGGCGTCGCTGGTGAGGCCGCTCAGGAGTATCCCTGCTTTTTTGTACCGGTGTCCGGGCCGGTAAATGGTTTTCAGGCAGCGGATGGCCGCCCGGGTGAGTTCTCCGGTGTTGGCGGTCTGGCCGGTCAGGAGCGTGGTGCGGTGCCCGAAGTAGCAAGCCTGGTCTTTGCTGAAGGGGTCGGTGTTGATATAGACCTGCAGGCAGGAGGCGACCGATTGCTGCTGCCGCAGTTTGGCCGCCGCAATGGCGGTATAGGTGGCCACGGCTTCCCGCAGATCCTCCAGCGATTGCACCGGATGGCCGAACGACCGGGAGCAGGTGATGCTCTTCTTCGGGGAGGTCTCGTCAAGGTCCAGGCAGGAGATGCCGCGCAGTTCCATGGCGGTGCGCAGCCCCGTAACGGTCATGATTTTGCGCAGCCAAACGTCTTCAGCCTGCATCAGGTCAAGGGCTGAATGGATATTGGCGGCCGCAAGCTTTGCTCCGCTTTTTCTTCCCACGCCCCAGACGCTTTCCGCCGGAGTTTCAGCGAGTATTTTTGTGAGCTGTGGATGGTCTGTCAGGTCGAAGACCCCGGAGGTCATTCTCTTCTTGGCGATCCGGTTGGCGATCTTGGCCAGGGTTTTGGTTGGTCCGATGCCGATTGAAACCGGGATGCCGGTCTGTTTTCTGATTTTCTCCCGAAGCGCCCTGCCGTAGTCGGTGATATTGCCACTGCGGGGCAATCGAACGAAAGCCTCATCGATGGAATACATTTCCACTTCCGGCTCTTGCTGGCCAATCACTGCCATCACCCGTTGAGACATGTCGCCATACAGAGGGTAATTGGAAGAATAGACGTGAACGGCGTGGTGTGAGAGCGTCTTCTCACATTTAAAGAACGGCTCTCCCATCTTGATGCCGAGTTTTTTCGCTTCCTCGGAACGGGCAATGATGCAGCCGTCGTTATTGGAAAGAACGACCACCGGTTTGCCGGCGAGCTTCGGGTTGAACACCCGCTCGCAGGAAACATAGAAGTTGTTGCAGTCGATCAGGGCGAAAAGTTTTTTCATGAGAGGCGGCCGGATAGGAGCGGGTACGGTTGAGAGTTTTTAGAGGTTGTGGATCGAGGTGGTCACCACGCCCCAGATTTCAAGATTCATGTCATTTTCTATCTCAATATCAGAGTAATCCGGGTTTTCTGCTGCCAGACGGCATCGCGAGCCGTACTGCAAGAACCGTTTCACGGTCAGCTCACCGTCAACTATGGCGATGACTATCTTCCCCGATGCGGGGGTGAGCGAGCGGTCGACCACCAGGATGTCGTCATGGTGGATTCCCGCGCCGGTCATGGAGTCGCCGGCTACCCGGACAAAGAAGGTGGCCGCCGGGTTCTTGACCAGATACTCATTCAGGTCAAGGCTCTGTTCAATATAATCTTCAGCCGGAGAGGGGAACCCGGCCTGAACAGTTGAAAGGAACAAGGGGCGGGCCAACTTTTTCCCCGGTTCTGCCCGGTAAACCTGGGCCACTGACGGGCTTTTTATGAGACTGGAGATATCCATCAGATGATATAGTAGGCGCGCAGCTGGCGGAACATGGTCGTGACCACCACCTTGATCACCATGATGGCCGGGATTGCGAACAGCATCCCGGCAAAACTGAAGATCACCGCTCCGCCCATGACCCCGACAATGACCACCAGCGGATGCAGATTAACCGCGCTGCCCAGCACATAGGGCTGGAAGATGGCGTTGTCGGCCAGCTGGACAAGGGCGACGACCGCAATGATTGCAAGCAGCAGGTTGCCTTCGTTGATAAAGGGCAGAATCGGGGTGATCTGCTCGGTCAGAATAGCATAGAGAATTCCGACCAGAAGACCGATGACCGGCCCGAGAAACGGGATGGCGTTGGCCAGTCCGGCGATCACACCTATGGTGGCGGCCCATTGCATTTCAAGCCCGACCAGAAAAAGGCTTAAGGTAAAGCTGGTGCCGACCAGGAAGCACTCTATGGCTGTCCCGCGCAGGTAGCGGCCCAGGGCCTCATTGATGCTGTCAAAGACGGTCAGGGTCACTTCAAAGTAGCGGTTCGGCACAGCCTGCACCAGATTTCTTTTCAGCTTGCCGTCGTCAAAGAGCAGAATCAGAAAAACCAGCGGGGTGATCAGCCAGAGGGAGAGGGCGTTGAACACCAGGAGCAGTAAAGACCCTCTGCTTTTCCGGCCTTCAGGTTGGGGGATGTGCGGTGTGACACCGCTGCTTTTTTCCTGCGCCTGCTTTTCCGCCTGCAGTTCGGCCTCTTTCTGGTCCCGCTGGCGGTTGGCCTGGTAATACTGCCAGTAGCGATCAGCCACCGGGGCGTATCCGTAAAGATTCGGGTTGTAGTGGAAGATGGTGAACAGCTCCCGTTCCTTGTCGGAAAGGCGCAGGACGGAGTCCAGAGCGCTGCGGAGCGGCTCAAGCTCCTTGCCGAAGATGGTGTAAAAGAGGTTCCCCCCCCGCCCGTTGTTCCTGGTGCCCATCATCTGGTCGAACTTCTCATTGACCTTGTAACGGACCCTGACCTGCAGTTCCAGTTCTTCTTTCTGGTTGGGGATGATCTTGCCCGTCAGGTTGATGGTGGAAAAAAGAAGAAGGCAGAACATGGCCGAGAGAAAAATGACCGCCCAGAAGCGGGAAAAGCCCTTGCCTTTCAGGTAACCGATCAGCGGCAGACAGATGTACGCCATAATCATCCCGATCATCAGGGGCAGGATCATCGCCCGTAAGGCCCAGATCAGATACACCGCCGCCAGCAGGGCAAGGGCGGCCGACGTGGCATAGAAGATCGTTGCCCGGCGCTGCCGCAGCAGGCATTCTTCACTTGTGAGATAAGTGCTCATTGGTGACCTTGAGTCTGGTGCCGATGATCCCGGCCAGAGCGCGGTAAACCTCAAGTCCGATCTGGGGGGTCGCGGCGAACAGCCGGTCAAGATCGGTTCGGAAAAAGGCATATATTTCCGTGCCGGCAGCGGCCATGGCCGAGGCCGAACGGGGAGAATCGTCAAGGAGGGCGAGTTCGCCGAAGAAGGCGTTTGCGCCGAGGGTGGCAATCACCGTGTCCCGGTTTTCCCGGTCGTGGTCGATGATTTTGACTTCTCCGGTGGTGATTACGAACATTGCCGCTCCGGGTTGCCCTTTCCGGAAAACGAATTCGCCTTCTGCATAAACCCGCTGGTGGACAATGTCGGCGATGGCCCGCAGTTCCCAGCGGGACAGCTTCTCAAAAAGAGGGATGCTGCCGAGAATGGTGGTTTTGTCTCGCCGCTTGCGGCTTTTGTTGAAGATAAAAGCCCACAGGGGGCTGTTTCTGCTTATGTCCATTGGCTCTTGTCCCTTACGGCAGGAACTCGGTTTGTCCGATCCTGCATGTGCTTCAATGATCATATAA of the Pseudomonadota bacterium genome contains:
- a CDS encoding arginyltransferase codes for the protein MDLTLPSEQLRLLENLDRYFSDFPTSCPYDLPEIAIYRMARFSMIPEKIMHTLLAAGYRRYGDTVYTMRCPGCRKCQPIRIDPEEFRANRSQKRALRANTDLEINTTPLAATDDNVRLLQHFFDTRFPGRNNLARDYYAGFFLNSSQFSFEIRYSVKGRLIGVSIVDCGKTWLNAVYFFFDPAEARRSPGTFNILNLIDICRRNRIRELYLGYMIEEVHAMCYKAAFRPHYLLKNGSWQKSDTGE
- a CDS encoding Y-family DNA polymerase, which produces MKKLFALIDCNNFYVSCERVFNPKLAGKPVVVLSNNDGCIIARSEEAKKLGIKMGEPFFKCEKTLSHHAVHVYSSNYPLYGDMSQRVMAVIGQQEPEVEMYSIDEAFVRLPRSGNITDYGRALREKIRKQTGIPVSIGIGPTKTLAKIANRIAKKRMTSGVFDLTDHPQLTKILAETPAESVWGVGRKSGAKLAAANIHSALDLMQAEDVWLRKIMTVTGLRTAMELRGISCLDLDETSPKKSITCSRSFGHPVQSLEDLREAVATYTAIAAAKLRQQQSVASCLQVYINTDPFSKDQACYFGHRTTLLTGQTANTGELTRAAIRCLKTIYRPGHRYKKAGILLSGLTSDACRQPGLFTPAADQQPELMAAIDRVNRHMGHYTLQYGVAGFRKDWRNRQDRRSPAYTTCWQQLVMVKA
- the umuD gene encoding translesion error-prone DNA polymerase V autoproteolytic subunit; protein product: MDISSLIKSPSVAQVYRAEPGKKLARPLFLSTVQAGFPSPAEDYIEQSLDLNEYLVKNPAATFFVRVAGDSMTGAGIHHDDILVVDRSLTPASGKIVIAIVDGELTVKRFLQYGSRCRLAAENPDYSDIEIENDMNLEIWGVVTTSIHNL
- a CDS encoding AI-2E family transporter, with the translated sequence MSTYLTSEECLLRQRRATIFYATSAALALLAAVYLIWALRAMILPLMIGMIMAYICLPLIGYLKGKGFSRFWAVIFLSAMFCLLLFSTINLTGKIIPNQKEELELQVRVRYKVNEKFDQMMGTRNNGRGGNLFYTIFGKELEPLRSALDSVLRLSDKERELFTIFHYNPNLYGYAPVADRYWQYYQANRQRDQKEAELQAEKQAQEKSSGVTPHIPQPEGRKSRGSLLLLVFNALSLWLITPLVFLILLFDDGKLKRNLVQAVPNRYFEVTLTVFDSINEALGRYLRGTAIECFLVGTSFTLSLFLVGLEMQWAATIGVIAGLANAIPFLGPVIGLLVGILYAILTEQITPILPFINEGNLLLAIIAVVALVQLADNAIFQPYVLGSAVNLHPLVVIVGVMGGAVIFSFAGMLFAIPAIMVIKVVVTTMFRQLRAYYII
- a CDS encoding response regulator; translated protein: MKIRTRILIYLLVIFVMIISLSVSHRWTIDTIELYQKREHSSHKQLTALFAIKTSVHKYMKEMGDHVSFGDGEIFDHRFAIEIPLEQLRRATYQESWLLGEEEAIPQAEESDRISKIQSLLIVMERQLTLIQEQNKAGNFSEGEKNFGDLSERLFEKQFITLINKAIAEEEQEINELHMQFEQMAARGKKSTVIISLLASFLILIFSWYFLRDVLASFRELSSGARKLVDGEFDHRLQEEGNDEFAEMARTLNLLGETIGNKIETVNLISAEHRQAKEESEMARQAMSEFLATMSHEVRTPMNGIIGLTDLLLRMEISDRKQLNYIRMVKESADRLFRIINDILDFSRIEAHRLDLESINFSLREIIQSALAPLAKQAELKGLAFSTSINEGITDNLIGDPGRLSQILINLVNNAIKFTETGRIDILVDEANRLGENLTLHFEVRDTGIGIPPEIREKIFRAFTQAEASIARNYGGSGLGLAISSELARMMGGRIWIESAALPSRRKEDAANRKHPGSSFHFTVRLESLPEQSSTEIQGIKQGRPVTQQKQIHVLLVDDEPINRVLAYEILTSEGWLVSEVDNGEQALKTLEEIQFDLVLLDIEMPGMDGFEFTRLYRNRETGTGTHLPIIAMTAHTAERFADKCRTAGMDGFITKPFEIDELLRVITNSLPNTVFHN
- a CDS encoding cyclic nucleotide-binding domain-containing protein, with translation MDISRNSPLWAFIFNKSRKRRDKTTILGSIPLFEKLSRWELRAIADIVHQRVYAEGEFVFRKGQPGAAMFVITTGEVKIIDHDRENRDTVIATLGANAFFGELALLDDSPRSASAMAAAGTEIYAFFRTDLDRLFAATPQIGLEVYRALAGIIGTRLKVTNEHLSHK